Proteins co-encoded in one Stomoxys calcitrans chromosome 5, idStoCalc2.1, whole genome shotgun sequence genomic window:
- the LOC106096027 gene encoding protein ITPRID2, with protein sequence MERTQSCSESQENIHYTETQSNQSTSVVEQLHLRPKSHKCSDKMDFNVTTKVFTSSSTSIPATTTVRKKRLQRQKSTVYSGDETEYAADLEEEEDEEDEGYSPASERDLSLNLPAVSNLSNQKKKQVRFRNKQQSESSLQIRAITPIATLDKTASSSSLTSSLTSTGTTSSSGHERRLKSDGSYDSLAELPQSSIPGGHFQLHRGILKRDNSVHSDSSRYSSVDSLLEARKPDPEAILINLGFGPVVSDDILSRIPKRFLKPSQVRGIDTDAFIKRLQLAHSLADHSVLGYRGLTGNPDAPPSHIVAKIMERFEVNERKKSLTSMELKLR encoded by the coding sequence ATGGAACGTACCCAAAGTTGTTCCGAATCCCAAGAAAATATTCACTATACTGAAACGCAGTCAAACCAGAGTACCAGTGTTGTAGAACAACTACATCTTCGACCCAAATCGCATAAATGTTCAGATAAAATGGATTTTAACGTTACTACAAAAGTCTTCACATCCAGTTCCACATCCATACCCGCCACTACAACAGTGCGCAAGAAGCGCCTGCAGCGTCAAAAATCAACCGTATACAGTGGCGATGAAACAGAGTATGCTGCCGATTTGGAGGAGGAAGAAGACGAAGAGGACGAAGGCTACAGTCCGGCCAGCGAAAGAGATTTGAGTTTAAATTTACCTGCCGTTTCGAATTTATCCAATCAGAAGAAGAAGCAAGTGCGCTTTCGCAACAAACAACAGAGTGAAAGTTCACTACAGATCAGAGCCATTACACCCATAGCCACTTTAGATAAAACAGCCTCCTCCTCATCCCTGACTTCTTCATTGACATCGACAGGTACCACCTCCAGTAGTGGCCATGAGCGTCGCCTTAAATCTGATGGTTCATATGACTCATTAGCAGAATTGCCTCAATCCAGTATTCCGGGTGGTCATTTTCAATTGCATCGAGGTATTTTGAAACGTGACAATTCGGTACATTCCGATTCCAGCCGTTATTCCAGTGTTGACAGTTTGCTTGAGGCACGCAAACCTGATCCCGAAGCCATTTTAATTAATCTAGGATTTGGTCCTGTGGTCTCGGATGACATACTCTCCCGTATTCCCAAGAGATTTTTGAAACCCTCCCAAGTGCGTGGCATTGATACAGACGCTTTCATCAAACGCCTACAATTGGCTCACTCATTGGCCGATCACAGTGTCTTGGGTTACAGAGGCTTAACAGGGAATCCTGATGCCCCACCCTCACACATAGTGGCAAAGATCATGGAACGTTTTGAGGTGAACGAAAGGAAGAAATCCCTGACTTCTATGGAACTGAAACTGCGATAG